A DNA window from Halomonas zincidurans B6 contains the following coding sequences:
- the gltX gene encoding glutamate--tRNA ligase → MTTVRTRIAPSPTGDPHVGTAYIALFNLCFARQHGGQFILRIEDTDRQRSTPESERMILDSLRWLGLEWDEGPDVGGPHGPYRQSERGDIYAEMARQLLDSGHAFKCYRTSEELDELRATRKAQGLQQALKPADLALPDEQLKRREAEGWPHVVRMQVPESGTCVVEDMLRGRIEVDWTQVDAQILLKSDGMPTYHLANVVDDHLMGITHVLRGEEWINSAPKHQLLYDYFGWDMPQLCHMPLLRNPDKSKLSKRKNPTSINYYRRMGFLAQAVTNYLGRMGWSMPDDREKFTLDEMMAHFDIQRVSLGGPVFDLHKLTWLNGVYIREDLDDTALLQALREWAFNDEYIGQILPQVRPRIETLADVMPLAGHFFAGLPAIDETSFDEIKLERDDLLRLLQLLVWRLEGVTRWNKESLLAEVKRLCEYFDLKMKVFLAPVFIAVTGSATSTSVMDAMAILGSDVTRARLRHAIEMLGGVSKKQAKKLEKEYRAL, encoded by the coding sequence ATGACCACCGTACGCACACGCATTGCCCCGTCTCCCACCGGCGACCCGCACGTGGGTACCGCCTATATTGCGCTGTTCAACTTATGCTTCGCCCGCCAACACGGGGGCCAGTTCATATTGCGCATCGAGGATACCGACCGCCAGCGCTCGACTCCCGAATCGGAACGAATGATCCTCGATTCATTGCGCTGGCTGGGCCTTGAGTGGGACGAGGGGCCGGATGTCGGCGGCCCGCATGGACCTTACCGTCAGAGCGAGCGGGGCGACATCTATGCCGAGATGGCCCGCCAGCTGCTCGATAGCGGTCACGCCTTCAAGTGTTACCGGACCAGCGAAGAACTCGACGAACTGCGCGCGACGCGCAAGGCGCAAGGGCTGCAACAGGCGCTCAAACCCGCCGACCTGGCTTTGCCAGACGAGCAGCTCAAGCGCCGCGAGGCCGAAGGCTGGCCCCATGTAGTGCGCATGCAGGTGCCCGAATCCGGTACCTGCGTCGTCGAGGACATGCTGCGCGGGCGCATCGAGGTCGATTGGACGCAGGTCGACGCCCAGATCCTGCTCAAGTCCGACGGCATGCCGACCTATCATCTGGCCAATGTCGTCGATGACCATCTGATGGGAATCACCCATGTGCTGCGCGGCGAGGAGTGGATCAACTCGGCGCCCAAGCATCAGCTGCTCTATGACTACTTCGGTTGGGACATGCCCCAGCTCTGTCACATGCCGCTGCTGCGCAACCCGGACAAGTCGAAGCTTTCCAAGCGCAAGAACCCCACCTCGATCAATTATTACCGCCGGATGGGGTTTCTCGCTCAAGCGGTGACCAACTATCTGGGACGGATGGGTTGGTCGATGCCCGACGACCGCGAAAAGTTCACGTTGGACGAGATGATGGCGCACTTCGACATCCAGCGCGTATCGCTGGGTGGGCCGGTGTTCGATCTACACAAGCTGACCTGGCTGAACGGCGTCTACATCCGCGAGGACCTGGACGATACCGCGCTGCTCCAGGCGCTGCGAGAATGGGCCTTCAACGACGAATACATCGGGCAGATACTGCCGCAGGTGCGTCCGCGTATCGAGACGCTAGCGGATGTCATGCCGCTGGCGGGCCATTTTTTTGCCGGGCTGCCGGCGATCGATGAAACCAGCTTTGACGAGATCAAGCTCGAACGGGACGATCTCCTGCGTCTGCTGCAATTGCTGGTCTGGCGTCTCGAAGGCGTTACTCGCTGGAACAAGGAAAGCCTGCTCGCCGAGGTCAAGCGTCTGTGCGAGTATTTCGACCTCAAGATGAAGGTGTTTCTGGCGCCGGTATTCATCGCCGTGACCGGCTCTGCGACGTCGACCTCGGTCATGGACGCCATGGCAATATTGGGATCCGACGTGACCCGCGCGCGGTTGCGTCATGCCATCGAAATGTTGGGCGGTGTTTCCAAGAAGCAGGCCAAGAAACTCGAGAAGGAGTATCGGGCGCTGTAA
- a CDS encoding LysR family transcriptional regulator produces the protein MATLDALKVFVEVVQARSFTAAARRLGISKSLASKRIAALEEELGVSLLNRSTRSLHLTEAGQIYFEHGLRIREELAAAEAQVQSVTSRPRGQLKISAQVSFGFMYLAPPTTAFMRRYPDVAVEILLEDQRFEPIDDSVDLAIRMGPMPPSSLVSRPLCKVVYGLYAAPEYLARAERPMHPRDLVQHDSIFYGNYDLGAHWRFSLNGQPLDIEPNSRLVINNLLGVVEAAKAGFGLAYLPTFAARAAVADGELVPLLQPYWNEHGSMLVLFRSRKYLPDKTRTYLDFITDWFREHLAL, from the coding sequence TTGGCCACCCTCGATGCATTGAAAGTTTTCGTCGAAGTCGTGCAGGCCCGGAGCTTCACGGCGGCGGCACGCCGTCTGGGTATTTCCAAATCGCTGGCTTCCAAGCGGATCGCGGCACTGGAAGAAGAGCTGGGCGTGAGTCTGCTGAACCGTTCGACGCGTTCGCTGCATCTGACCGAGGCCGGCCAGATCTATTTCGAGCATGGCCTGCGCATTCGCGAAGAACTGGCCGCGGCCGAAGCCCAGGTCCAATCGGTGACGTCGCGTCCGCGCGGCCAACTCAAGATCAGCGCCCAGGTCAGCTTCGGCTTCATGTACCTGGCGCCACCGACGACCGCCTTCATGCGCCGCTATCCCGACGTGGCGGTCGAGATACTGCTCGAGGACCAGCGCTTCGAGCCGATCGACGACTCCGTCGACCTGGCCATTCGCATGGGTCCGATGCCGCCATCGAGTCTGGTTTCACGGCCACTGTGCAAGGTGGTCTACGGGCTTTATGCGGCGCCGGAATATCTGGCGCGGGCCGAGCGGCCGATGCATCCGCGCGACCTCGTACAGCACGACAGCATCTTCTACGGCAACTACGATCTTGGCGCCCACTGGCGTTTTTCGCTCAATGGCCAACCGCTCGATATAGAGCCCAATTCGCGGCTTGTCATCAACAATCTGCTGGGGGTCGTGGAGGCAGCCAAGGCGGGGTTCGGACTCGCTTACCTGCCCACCTTCGCGGCACGCGCGGCGGTCGCCGACGGCGAACTGGTGCCGTTGCTGCAGCCCTACTGGAACGAGCATGGCAGCATGCTGGTGCTGTTTCGATCTCGCAAGTACCTGCCCGACAAGACCCGCACCTATCTCGACTTCATCACCGACTGGTTTCGCGAGCACCTGGCGCTTTAG
- a CDS encoding helix-turn-helix domain-containing protein yields the protein MKANLSKAALARRVGVSDVTISYWESGTIKQIGHERLVALAEALDCNLSDLLQGTPSTQMPPGVLPLRALQPPPWMTTNGQLVPSLIGLPSAGLTEGCHLVTPAPGERFDFLTEGDLAAIRPLDTVDDDGLYLLECDDALQVRHISRNAQGKLRIRDERSELDNVLISALPFRVLAHVRVHWRPFARVE from the coding sequence ATGAAGGCCAATCTAAGCAAGGCCGCCTTGGCCCGGCGAGTGGGTGTCTCGGACGTCACGATTTCCTATTGGGAATCAGGCACCATCAAGCAGATCGGTCATGAGCGGCTAGTGGCCCTGGCAGAAGCTCTGGACTGCAACTTGAGCGATCTGCTGCAAGGCACGCCTTCGACGCAGATGCCTCCTGGCGTTCTGCCTCTGCGCGCCCTCCAGCCGCCGCCATGGATGACCACCAACGGCCAATTGGTACCCTCGCTGATCGGCCTGCCCAGCGCCGGGCTCACGGAAGGCTGCCATTTGGTGACACCGGCGCCGGGAGAGCGATTCGACTTCCTCACCGAGGGTGATCTTGCCGCGATACGTCCACTCGATACCGTCGACGATGACGGGCTGTATCTGCTGGAGTGCGACGATGCGCTGCAAGTGCGCCATATATCGCGCAACGCGCAAGGCAAGTTGCGCATTCGCGACGAGCGGAGCGAACTCGACAATGTGCTGATCAGCGCCCTGCCCTTCAGGGTGCTGGCTCATGTACGCGTGCACTGGCGCCCCTTCGCGAGGGTAGAGTAG
- the hppD gene encoding 4-hydroxyphenylpyruvate dioxygenase, with product MSATASVSDSHYNPLGTDGFEFVEFTAPSSEQREAMARLFEKMGFTRTRQHRSKNVMLFQQEGINFVINGEPGGQAAAFARRHGPSACAMAWKVADAHKAFEHAVANGAEAVDNPVGPGEVGIPAVKGIGGSLLYFVDGRSDEQGRTLYDIDFEPIPGADRNAASVGLKVLDHLTHNVDRGQMNVWADFYTRIANFREIRYFDIEGKMTGLHSQAMTAPCGKMHIPINESADDTSQIAEFLREYNGEGIQHLALATDDIYATVRALRDNGVTFMATPATYYEKIAERVPDHEESLEELQSLNLLIDGAPEEGILLQIFTDTVIGPIFFEIIQRKGNKGFGEGNFKALFESIEEDQIRRGVLKAEQ from the coding sequence ATGAGCGCAACCGCGAGCGTTTCCGATAGCCACTACAATCCGCTGGGTACCGATGGTTTCGAATTCGTCGAATTCACCGCCCCGAGTTCAGAGCAGCGCGAGGCCATGGCGCGCCTGTTCGAGAAAATGGGTTTCACCCGGACGCGCCAACACCGCTCGAAGAATGTGATGCTCTTTCAGCAGGAGGGCATCAACTTCGTGATCAATGGCGAGCCGGGCGGGCAGGCGGCAGCGTTCGCCCGCCGGCATGGCCCGAGTGCCTGTGCGATGGCCTGGAAGGTGGCCGATGCGCACAAGGCGTTTGAGCATGCCGTGGCGAATGGCGCCGAAGCGGTGGACAACCCGGTCGGTCCGGGCGAGGTGGGAATCCCGGCGGTCAAGGGGATCGGCGGTTCATTGCTGTATTTCGTCGACGGGCGCAGCGACGAGCAGGGGCGTACGCTCTACGACATCGATTTCGAACCGATTCCGGGGGCCGATCGAAACGCGGCGAGCGTGGGGCTCAAGGTGCTCGACCATCTTACGCATAACGTCGACCGCGGCCAGATGAACGTCTGGGCCGACTTCTATACGCGAATCGCCAACTTTCGGGAAATTCGCTACTTCGATATCGAAGGCAAGATGACCGGCTTGCACTCCCAGGCGATGACGGCGCCCTGCGGCAAGATGCACATCCCGATCAATGAGTCGGCCGACGACACGTCGCAGATCGCCGAATTCCTGCGCGAATACAATGGCGAGGGCATTCAGCACCTGGCGCTGGCTACGGACGATATCTACGCCACGGTCAGAGCGCTACGCGACAACGGCGTGACCTTCATGGCCACGCCGGCCACCTATTACGAAAAGATCGCCGAGCGGGTACCCGACCACGAAGAATCGCTCGAGGAGCTGCAATCGCTCAACCTGTTGATCGATGGCGCGCCTGAAGAGGGGATCCTGCTGCAGATATTCACCGACACCGTGATCGGGCCGATATTCTTCGAAATCATCCAGCGCAAAGGCAACAAGGGCTTTGGAGAAGGCAACTTCAAGGCGCTTTTCGAATCCATCGAAGAGGACCAGATTCGCCGCGGGGTGCTCAAGGCCGAACAGTAA
- a CDS encoding LysE/ArgO family amino acid transporter, with protein sequence MWGSAVQGLVTGAGLIIAIGAQNAFVLGQGLRREHPWLVAFICTACDVLLIALGGLGVGQLIASQATLMILARLGGALFLVWQAGLAWRRVLYPEALQVERAGATRRGVIATTLAVTLLNPQVYLDTLIMLGAIGAVQTEPAAFYAGAIVASCLWFFSLVAAAGWLAPKLASRWVWRVIDGVIGVVLLMVAAGLVAGLECS encoded by the coding sequence ATGTGGGGCTCTGCTGTCCAGGGGCTGGTGACCGGGGCCGGGCTGATTATCGCGATCGGTGCGCAGAATGCTTTCGTCCTCGGTCAGGGGCTACGCCGCGAGCATCCCTGGCTGGTGGCATTCATTTGCACGGCGTGTGACGTGTTGCTGATCGCCCTGGGCGGGTTGGGCGTCGGTCAGCTGATCGCTTCACAGGCAACGCTGATGATATTGGCCCGGCTCGGTGGAGCGTTGTTCCTGGTGTGGCAGGCCGGTCTGGCCTGGCGTCGGGTCCTTTACCCCGAGGCCCTGCAGGTAGAGCGTGCCGGAGCCACGCGGCGAGGCGTGATAGCCACGACGCTGGCGGTGACCCTGCTCAATCCGCAGGTTTACCTGGACACGCTGATCATGCTCGGTGCGATCGGTGCCGTGCAGACCGAGCCGGCGGCCTTCTACGCTGGCGCCATAGTGGCTTCCTGCCTGTGGTTCTTCTCGCTGGTCGCCGCGGCCGGTTGGCTGGCGCCGAAATTGGCGAGTCGCTGGGTCTGGCGAGTCATCGACGGCGTTATCGGTGTGGTGTTGTTGATGGTGGCGGCGGGTCTGGTCGCTGGCCTTGAATGTTCGTAA
- a CDS encoding LysR family transcriptional regulator ArgP encodes MLDYKLLQALAAVVDQSGFERGAKYLGLTQSAVSQRIKLLEARLGQPVLVRAPKLAPTPLGRRLLNHVQQVRLLEHDLLDRIPALGEREQRLRLAINADSLATWWTPVTGSFCREHGVLLDLVVEDQDVALKRMRDGEVAGCICATSRPVQGARTHPLGSMRYRALASPDYIARHFPRGLNHAALRQAPAIVFGPDDRLQHRYLEMRGYQASFPHHLCPSSEGFIQLAQSGMGYGLIPERQVSRELQEGSLVDLDSESFIDVPLYWHHWRHGGSTLDALTAHLLARCNHWLTPLDGAQEFFD; translated from the coding sequence ATGCTTGATTACAAACTTCTCCAGGCCCTGGCGGCGGTGGTCGACCAATCCGGCTTCGAGCGTGGCGCGAAATACCTGGGACTGACCCAATCCGCGGTCTCCCAGCGCATCAAGCTGCTTGAAGCCCGGCTCGGCCAGCCGGTGCTGGTACGTGCCCCCAAGCTGGCGCCGACTCCTCTGGGTCGACGCCTGCTCAATCACGTCCAGCAGGTGCGTCTGCTCGAGCACGATTTGCTCGACCGGATTCCCGCGCTGGGCGAGCGCGAGCAGCGCCTGCGCCTGGCGATCAACGCCGATAGCCTGGCCACCTGGTGGACGCCGGTCACCGGCAGCTTCTGCCGTGAACATGGCGTATTGCTCGACCTGGTGGTGGAAGATCAGGACGTCGCTCTCAAACGCATGCGCGACGGGGAGGTCGCCGGCTGCATATGCGCCACCTCGCGCCCGGTGCAGGGAGCGCGCACCCATCCCCTGGGCAGCATGCGTTATCGCGCTCTGGCGAGCCCCGATTACATTGCCCGACACTTTCCCCGGGGATTGAATCACGCTGCGCTGCGCCAGGCCCCGGCGATCGTCTTCGGCCCGGATGATCGTCTGCAGCATCGCTACCTGGAAATGCGCGGTTATCAGGCCTCCTTTCCCCACCACCTATGCCCTTCTTCGGAGGGATTCATCCAGCTGGCGCAGTCGGGCATGGGTTACGGTCTGATTCCCGAACGCCAGGTGTCCCGGGAATTACAGGAAGGCAGTCTCGTCGACCTGGATAGCGAGAGTTTCATCGACGTACCGCTCTACTGGCACCATTGGCGTCATGGCGGCAGCACCCTCGACGCCCTGACCGCGCATCTGCTGGCCCGGTGCAATCACTGGCTGACGCCGCTCGACGGCGCGCAGGAATTCTTCGACTAG
- a CDS encoding MTH1187 family thiamine-binding protein, which translates to MQVIVDLCIVPLGVGVSVSRYVAACQEVIEDAGLIYRMHAYGTNIEGPWDAVFETVRRCHERVHEMGAPRITTTLKVGTRTDREQSMDDKVASVAAHLQR; encoded by the coding sequence ATGCAGGTTATCGTCGATCTTTGCATCGTGCCGCTGGGTGTCGGGGTCTCGGTTTCGCGTTACGTGGCGGCATGCCAGGAGGTGATCGAAGACGCCGGTCTGATCTATCGCATGCATGCTTACGGCACCAATATCGAAGGACCGTGGGATGCGGTCTTCGAGACGGTCAGACGCTGTCATGAACGGGTCCACGAGATGGGCGCACCACGCATCACCACGACTCTCAAGGTCGGTACTCGCACCGATCGCGAACAGAGCATGGACGACAAGGTGGCCAGTGTCGCTGCGCACTTGCAGCGCTGA
- the cfa gene encoding cyclopropane fatty acyl phospholipid synthase — MTSDTRIGPVALPDTRSRRIVEDLLEGSGVNLNGSAPWDIQVLHPDFFSRILRQGTLGLGESYMDGWWDCERIDEMAHRLLRHGLGERAHTASERLMYRLQAGFFNLQSKTRAYIVGKAHYDLGNDLFERMLDPTMCYSCGYWKEAETLHEAQVAKLDLAARKLDIQPGMKVLDIGCGWGSFAEHAARRYGAEVTGITISKEQAVLARQRCEGLPVEILLEDYRDLEGRFDRIVSIGMFEHVGHRNYRTYFDTVDSLLADDGLFVLHTIGSNNSEISADPWINKYIFPNGILPSIKHIAQASEGRLLMEDWQNFGADYDRTLMAWNENFDAHWHEVADNYNERTRRMFRYYLGVCAGAFRARDIQLWQVVYSKGRAGRYDSPR, encoded by the coding sequence ATGACCAGTGATACTCGCATCGGCCCCGTCGCCCTGCCCGACACCCGTTCCCGACGCATCGTCGAGGACTTGCTCGAAGGTTCCGGAGTCAACCTCAACGGCTCCGCCCCGTGGGACATCCAGGTGCTGCATCCCGACTTCTTCTCGCGCATCCTGCGTCAGGGCACCTTGGGTCTTGGCGAATCCTACATGGATGGCTGGTGGGACTGCGAACGGATCGACGAGATGGCCCATCGCCTGCTCCGTCATGGCCTCGGCGAACGCGCTCATACGGCCTCCGAGCGGCTGATGTACCGGCTCCAGGCGGGTTTCTTCAACCTGCAGAGCAAGACCCGCGCGTATATCGTCGGCAAGGCGCACTACGATCTCGGCAACGATCTCTTCGAGCGCATGCTCGACCCGACCATGTGCTATTCCTGCGGTTACTGGAAGGAAGCCGAAACGCTCCACGAGGCCCAGGTCGCCAAGCTCGATCTGGCAGCACGCAAGCTGGACATCCAGCCCGGCATGAAGGTGCTCGACATCGGCTGCGGCTGGGGCAGCTTCGCCGAACACGCCGCCCGCCGCTATGGCGCCGAAGTGACCGGCATCACCATCTCCAAGGAACAGGCGGTGCTGGCCCGCCAGCGTTGCGAGGGGCTGCCGGTGGAGATTCTGCTCGAGGATTATCGCGATCTGGAAGGCCGCTTCGACCGCATCGTCTCGATCGGCATGTTCGAACATGTCGGCCATCGCAACTACCGTACCTATTTCGATACCGTCGATAGCCTGCTCGCCGACGACGGCCTGTTCGTGCTGCATACCATCGGCTCCAACAACTCCGAGATCAGCGCCGACCCCTGGATCAACAAGTATATCTTCCCCAACGGCATACTGCCTTCCATCAAGCATATCGCTCAGGCCAGCGAAGGCAGGTTGCTCATGGAAGACTGGCAGAACTTCGGCGCCGACTACGACCGCACCCTGATGGCCTGGAACGAGAACTTCGATGCCCACTGGCACGAGGTCGCCGACAACTACAACGAGCGAACGCGGCGCATGTTCCGTTACTACCTTGGCGTGTGCGCCGGCGCCTTTCGCGCCCGCGACATCCAGCTCTGGCAGGTGGTCTATTCCAAGGGGCGTGCCGGACGCTACGACAGTCCGCGCTGA
- a CDS encoding RecQ family ATP-dependent DNA helicase gives MIEQTLNNVFGYSEFRAGQRAVIEALVEGRSAAAIFPTGSGKSLCYQLPALHLPHLTLVVSPLLALMQDQLDFLARLGIAAASIDSRQSREEASAVMDGVRRGEIRILMISVERLKNERFRAFLRQLPVSLLVVDEAHCLSEWGHNFRPDYLKLPDYQREFAIPQALLLTATATPRVIADMRESFAIESRDVTLTGFYRANLNLLVQPVAAEQRARALRDWLRPRLAGDAPQPSIVYVTLQKRAEQLAAYLDKAGILARAYHAGLKNDARDALQRAFMNGEVNCIVATIAFGMGIDKADIRNVVHVDLPKSIENYSQEIGRAGRDGQPADCLMLGGRDTLAALENFVYGDTPERDGIQRVLRTIREAAPRGQWELTLNALSQHSNIRPLPLKTLLVQLELRGVIAPRYAYFAEYRFQYLIEPEALTARFTGERGDFVAALVAASPRAKTWCTLDLEALARLGAERGLDVSRMRVIRALEYFNDQGLIALESKQMTEVYAIRQPDLDVQALADDLHGYFQSKERAEIDRLEAMLALFESETCLSRRLAQYFGDTCFGDTDAPQRCGHCSVCRGQVARLPAGESLPALDSQRVGPLCAPLIARLDEAGDAPPPSADLLTRFLTGLATPLLTRLKARQLKGYAALEAWPYAEVRKAVANHLD, from the coding sequence ATGATCGAGCAGACCCTAAACAACGTCTTCGGCTACTCCGAGTTCCGCGCCGGCCAGCGCGCGGTGATCGAGGCACTGGTCGAGGGCCGCTCGGCGGCGGCGATCTTTCCCACCGGCTCCGGCAAGTCGCTGTGCTATCAATTGCCGGCACTGCACCTGCCGCACCTGACACTGGTGGTCTCGCCGCTGCTGGCGCTGATGCAGGACCAGCTCGACTTCCTGGCCCGCCTTGGCATCGCCGCGGCGAGCATCGACTCGCGCCAGAGCCGCGAGGAGGCCAGCGCGGTGATGGACGGCGTGCGCCGCGGCGAGATCCGCATCCTGATGATCTCGGTGGAAAGGCTCAAGAACGAGCGCTTTCGCGCCTTCCTGCGCCAGCTGCCGGTATCGCTGCTGGTGGTCGACGAGGCCCACTGCCTTTCGGAGTGGGGGCACAACTTCCGCCCCGACTACCTCAAGCTGCCCGACTACCAGCGCGAGTTCGCGATTCCCCAGGCGCTGCTGCTCACCGCCACCGCCACGCCGCGGGTGATCGCGGACATGCGCGAAAGCTTCGCCATCGAGTCCCGCGACGTCACGCTGACCGGCTTCTACCGGGCCAACCTCAACCTGTTGGTGCAGCCCGTCGCGGCCGAGCAGCGCGCCCGGGCGCTGCGCGACTGGTTGCGCCCGCGCCTTGCCGGTGACGCGCCACAGCCGAGCATCGTCTACGTCACCCTGCAAAAGCGCGCCGAGCAGCTCGCCGCCTATCTCGACAAGGCGGGCATCCTCGCCCGCGCCTATCACGCCGGGCTCAAGAACGACGCCCGCGACGCCCTGCAGCGCGCCTTCATGAACGGCGAGGTCAACTGCATCGTCGCCACCATCGCCTTCGGCATGGGCATCGACAAGGCCGACATTCGCAACGTCGTCCACGTCGACCTGCCCAAGTCGATCGAGAACTACAGCCAGGAGATCGGCCGCGCCGGGCGCGACGGCCAGCCCGCCGACTGCCTGATGCTGGGCGGCCGCGACACCCTGGCCGCGCTGGAGAACTTCGTCTACGGCGACACCCCGGAGCGCGACGGCATCCAGCGGGTGCTGCGCACGATTCGCGAGGCGGCGCCGCGGGGCCAGTGGGAGCTGACCCTCAATGCGCTCTCCCAGCACAGCAATATTCGCCCGCTGCCGCTCAAGACGCTGCTGGTGCAGCTCGAGCTGCGCGGGGTGATCGCGCCGCGCTACGCCTACTTCGCCGAGTACCGCTTCCAGTACCTGATCGAGCCCGAGGCGCTGACCGCGCGCTTTACGGGCGAGCGCGGCGATTTCGTCGCCGCCCTCGTCGCGGCGTCGCCACGCGCCAAGACCTGGTGCACGCTGGATCTCGAGGCGCTGGCGCGGCTGGGCGCCGAGCGCGGCCTCGACGTATCCCGCATGCGGGTGATCCGCGCCCTGGAATACTTCAACGATCAGGGCCTGATCGCGCTGGAAAGCAAGCAGATGACCGAGGTCTACGCGATCCGTCAGCCGGATCTCGACGTCCAGGCTCTCGCCGACGACCTGCACGGCTACTTCCAGAGCAAGGAACGCGCCGAGATCGATCGCCTCGAGGCGATGCTCGCACTGTTCGAGTCCGAGACGTGTCTCAGCCGCCGGCTGGCCCAATACTTCGGCGACACGTGCTTCGGCGACACCGACGCCCCGCAGCGCTGCGGCCACTGCTCGGTGTGCCGGGGCCAGGTGGCGCGGCTGCCCGCTGGCGAGTCGCTGCCCGCGCTCGACAGCCAGCGTGTCGGCCCGCTCTGCGCGCCGCTGATTGCACGGCTGGACGAGGCCGGCGACGCCCCGCCGCCCAGCGCCGACCTGCTGACGCGCTTTCTGACCGGGCTGGCCACGCCGCTGCTGACCCGCCTGAAAGCCCGCCAGCTCAAGGGTTACGCGGCCCTGGAGGCCTGGCCCTATGCCGAGGTGCGCAAGGCCGTCGCGAATCACCTGGACTAA
- a CDS encoding sigma-54-dependent transcriptional regulator codes for MRLKLHCQNRIGILRDIVSPFADYGLNVARGEVGGDQGNAIYLHVPNLLYAQLATLRPALEAVPGVFSVKRVSLMPSERRHLELDALLSSLSDPVMSIDMGGRIVAANRAAGQMLGVRVDEVPGLSLDRYIHDLDLPELVRRNNARVNGLRLKLNEAIYLADIAPLHSEKDDVASLAGAVVTLHRADRVGERIYHVQRQELRGFEAIFQASPRLAGVVREARRMAPLDAPLLIEGETGTGKELLARACHLASPRGQAPFMALSCAGLPESMAETELFGYAPGAFEGARPEGKLGLLELTAGGTIFLDEVGEMSPRLQVKLLRFLQDGGFRRVGSDEETYLDVRVICATQQDLPRLCADGLFRQDLYHRLNVLAVHIPPLRECLDGIGELAEHFIDRAARQIGCPLPALSEPARARLVNYHWPGNVRQLENVLFQAVSLCEDGALQVSHLRMPDVGATPGLAGVDLQGSLGEILGEVEKRVLATLYDEYPSSRLLARRLGVSHTTIANKLKRHGLGAE; via the coding sequence ATGCGCCTCAAGCTCCACTGCCAGAACCGCATCGGCATACTGCGCGATATCGTCTCGCCGTTCGCCGACTATGGCCTCAACGTCGCTCGCGGCGAGGTGGGCGGCGATCAGGGCAACGCCATCTACCTGCACGTGCCCAACCTGCTGTACGCCCAGCTCGCCACGTTGCGCCCGGCGCTCGAGGCGGTGCCCGGGGTGTTCAGCGTCAAGCGGGTCAGCCTGATGCCCAGCGAGCGCCGCCATCTCGAGCTCGATGCGCTGCTGTCGTCGCTGTCCGATCCGGTGATGTCGATCGACATGGGAGGGCGCATCGTCGCCGCCAATCGCGCCGCGGGTCAGATGCTCGGGGTGCGCGTCGACGAGGTGCCGGGGCTGTCGCTGGATCGTTACATCCACGATCTCGACCTCCCCGAGCTGGTGCGCCGCAACAACGCCCGGGTCAACGGCTTGCGGCTCAAGCTCAACGAGGCGATCTACCTGGCCGACATCGCGCCGCTGCACAGCGAAAAGGACGACGTCGCCTCGCTGGCCGGCGCGGTGGTGACGCTGCACCGCGCCGATCGCGTCGGCGAGCGTATCTATCATGTCCAGCGCCAGGAGTTGCGCGGCTTCGAGGCGATCTTCCAGGCCAGCCCGCGGCTGGCCGGGGTGGTGCGCGAAGCGCGACGCATGGCGCCGCTCGATGCGCCGCTGCTGATCGAGGGCGAAACCGGCACCGGCAAGGAGCTGCTGGCGCGCGCCTGCCACCTGGCCAGCCCGCGCGGCCAGGCGCCGTTCATGGCGCTGAGCTGCGCCGGGTTGCCCGAGTCGATGGCCGAGACCGAGCTGTTCGGCTATGCCCCCGGCGCCTTCGAGGGTGCGCGCCCCGAGGGCAAGCTGGGGCTGCTCGAACTGACTGCCGGCGGCACCATCTTTCTCGACGAGGTCGGCGAGATGAGCCCGCGGCTGCAGGTCAAGTTGCTGCGCTTTCTGCAGGATGGCGGGTTTCGCCGCGTGGGCAGCGACGAGGAGACCTATCTCGACGTGCGGGTGATCTGCGCCACCCAGCAGGACCTGCCGCGGCTGTGCGCCGACGGGCTGTTTCGTCAGGATCTCTATCATCGCCTCAACGTGCTGGCGGTGCATATTCCGCCGCTGCGCGAATGCCTGGACGGCATTGGCGAGCTCGCCGAGCATTTCATCGATCGCGCCGCGCGCCAGATCGGCTGTCCGCTACCGGCGCTCTCCGAGCCCGCGCGGGCGCGGCTGGTCAACTACCACTGGCCGGGCAACGTGCGCCAGCTCGAGAACGTGCTGTTCCAGGCGGTCTCGCTGTGCGAGGACGGCGCGCTTCAGGTCAGTCATCTGCGCATGCCCGATGTCGGCGCGACGCCGGGACTCGCCGGGGTCGACCTCCAGGGCTCGCTGGGCGAGATTCTCGGCGAGGTCGAAAAGCGCGTGCTGGCCACGCTCTACGATGAATATCCCTCCAGCCGGTTGCTGGCGCGCCGGCTCGGCGTCTCGCACACCACCATCGCCAACAAGCTCAAGCGCCATGGTCTCGGCGCGGAGTGA